In Macadamia integrifolia cultivar HAES 741 chromosome 13, SCU_Mint_v3, whole genome shotgun sequence, one DNA window encodes the following:
- the LOC122060030 gene encoding histone H3.2, which translates to MARTKQTARKSTGGKAPRKQLATKAARKSAPATGGVKKPHRFRPGTVALREIRKYQKSTELLIRKLPFQRLVREIAQDFKTDLRFQSSAVSALQEAAEAYLVGLFEDTNLCAIHAKRVTIMPKDIQLARRIRGERA; encoded by the coding sequence ATGGCTCGTACGAAGCAGACTGCAAGGAAATCAACTGGTGGAAAGGCTCCGAGGAAGCAATTGGCTACGAAGGCTGCCCGGAAATCTGCTCCGGCAACTGGAGGCGTGAAGAAACCTCACCGATTCAGGCCAGGAACGGTGGCTCTGAGGGAGATTAGGAAGTATCAGAAGAGTACTGAACTTCTCATCCGTAAGCTTCCATTCCAGCGTTTGGTTCGTGAGATCGCCCAGGATTTCAAGACCGACCTACGTTTCCAGAGCTCCGCTGTTTCAGCACTTCAGGAAGCGGCAGAGGCTTATCTGGTTGGACTCTTTGAAGATACTAACCTCTGTGCAATTCATGCGAAGAGGGTTACAATTATGCCCAAAGATATCCAGCTTGCTCGTCGGATTAGGGGTGAGCGTGCTTAA